From the Terriglobia bacterium genome, one window contains:
- a CDS encoding slipin family protein yields MSSSFEPNFILVLAVIIVLYFMSCIKILAEYERGVIFRLGRLLPQAKGPGIIFVFKPIDRMVRVSLRLETHEVPPQDVITRDNVAVKVNAVVYFRVIEPRQAIVEVRDYYFATSQLAQTTLRSVLGEVELDDLLSQREKLNERLQAIIDQHTGPWGIKVALVEVKQVDLPQEMQRAIAKQAEAEREKRAKIIHAEGELQASQKLMEAAQILSSQPTAIQLRYLQTLTEIGVEKNTTIVFPLPIDIISKLTEGYKKS; encoded by the coding sequence ATGTCATCTTCATTTGAACCCAATTTCATTTTGGTCCTGGCCGTCATCATTGTGTTGTACTTTATGAGCTGTATCAAGATTCTGGCCGAGTATGAGCGGGGTGTCATCTTCAGATTGGGCCGGCTATTGCCCCAAGCCAAGGGACCGGGGATTATCTTTGTCTTCAAGCCGATTGACCGCATGGTGCGCGTTTCGCTCCGCCTGGAGACCCATGAGGTTCCTCCGCAAGATGTCATCACCCGCGACAACGTGGCGGTCAAGGTCAACGCGGTCGTTTATTTCCGGGTGATTGAGCCGCGGCAAGCTATCGTTGAAGTGCGGGATTACTATTTTGCCACCTCCCAGCTGGCCCAAACGACCTTGCGCTCCGTCCTGGGCGAAGTGGAGCTGGACGACCTGTTATCCCAGCGCGAAAAATTGAATGAGCGCTTGCAGGCCATTATTGACCAGCACACCGGACCGTGGGGGATCAAGGTGGCGCTGGTTGAGGTGAAACAGGTGGATCTCCCCCAGGAGATGCAACGAGCCATTGCGAAGCAAGCCGAAGCAGAGCGCGAAAAGCGTGCCAAGATCATCCACGCCGAAGGGGAATTGCAGGCCTCGCAGAAGCTCATGGAGGCCGCCCAGATCCTTTCCTCTCAACCGACGGCGATTCAGCTCCGCTACCTGCAGACCCTGACCGAAATCGGCGTTGAAAAGAACACCACCATCGTCTTCCCCCTCCCCATCGACATCATCAGTAAATTGACGGAGGGCTATAAAAAGAGCTAG